A region from the Leptospira neocaledonica genome encodes:
- a CDS encoding amidohydrolase family protein: MNFNLQTEHYQSYILKIIFAVTVTTAAFFLIDCKKSAASEDQTIAIINANIFDGEDLIKDHVLIIKGTHINSIGGEIPEGARIVDAKGGLLMPGLIDSHVHTDIDGLRDALLFGVTTELEMTGQWMFWERWQLANRNDIADMRSAGMGITPPGGHPTQYMQLSSNWFLKTFYRYPFVSSPEEAIKFVDKQVEEGSDFIKIIIEDGETVGTPGLPVIDDTTLVASVNAAHRHGKMAIAHVTSLEGGRRAISAGVDGLAHMFFDEKPDKELISAIRSSGTFIVPTLTTLSTAFGNSPRTLVSDKRVSSKLSKEWLEALSKNMNVYPKGKLEDSFESVIALHKAGVDILAGSDVSEPIADLGGLAHGASLHHELQLLVAAGFKPIEALRAATSIPARRFSLNDRGKIFPGARADLLLIDGNPLQNISDTLSIGKVWRAGVQQ; this comes from the coding sequence ATGAATTTTAACCTGCAAACCGAACATTATCAATCTTACATTCTGAAAATAATCTTTGCAGTGACGGTAACGACCGCGGCCTTCTTTTTGATTGACTGTAAAAAATCTGCAGCTTCGGAAGATCAGACAATCGCTATCATCAACGCAAATATCTTCGATGGAGAAGATCTAATTAAAGATCATGTATTGATCATTAAAGGAACTCATATAAATTCTATAGGCGGAGAGATTCCAGAAGGTGCAAGGATCGTAGATGCGAAGGGTGGCCTGTTGATGCCCGGCCTAATCGATTCTCATGTTCATACCGATATAGATGGATTGCGTGATGCACTCTTATTTGGAGTTACTACAGAATTGGAGATGACAGGCCAATGGATGTTCTGGGAACGTTGGCAGCTTGCAAATCGAAATGATATTGCAGACATGCGTTCCGCGGGTATGGGAATCACTCCTCCTGGTGGGCATCCTACACAATACATGCAGTTGAGTAGCAACTGGTTCTTAAAAACGTTTTATCGTTATCCATTCGTTTCCTCTCCGGAAGAAGCGATCAAATTTGTGGACAAACAAGTAGAAGAAGGTTCCGATTTCATCAAGATCATCATAGAAGACGGAGAAACTGTAGGCACTCCAGGACTTCCAGTCATTGATGATACAACATTAGTTGCTTCTGTAAATGCTGCTCATCGACATGGGAAGATGGCAATCGCTCATGTTACTTCCTTGGAAGGAGGACGTAGAGCAATTTCCGCAGGAGTAGATGGATTAGCACATATGTTCTTTGATGAAAAACCGGATAAAGAACTAATCTCTGCTATTCGATCTTCCGGAACTTTTATCGTTCCCACATTGACTACACTTTCTACCGCTTTCGGAAACAGTCCCAGAACATTAGTCTCAGATAAACGTGTTAGTTCTAAGCTGAGCAAAGAATGGTTAGAAGCTCTTTCTAAAAACATGAATGTTTATCCCAAAGGGAAATTAGAAGATTCTTTTGAAAGTGTGATAGCTCTTCATAAAGCCGGTGTGGATATATTGGCCGGCAGTGACGTTTCAGAACCGATCGCGGATTTAGGAGGACTTGCTCATGGCGCAAGCCTTCATCATGAATTGCAACTTTTGGTCGCGGCCGGATTCAAACCAATAGAAGCATTACGTGCTGCAACTTCTATTCCGGCCCGAAGATTTAGCCTAAACGATCGTGGTAAAATTTTTCCAGGGGCAAGAGCAGACTTGTTGCTGATTGATGGAAATCCGCTTCAGAATATTTCGGACACTTTGTCCATCGGTAAGGTTTGGCGGGCCGGTGTGCAGCAGTAG
- a CDS encoding transglycosylase domain-containing protein, which produces MLETRVRTLTETKFECLSCGTVSRLPEGVPTGTIFKLTCYRCGQKALVKYVSSPLEVIQEKESPKEEIPLPPVGPPTFQERERPIVRPIQKEIPKKSPLAGFIEGLQTKWENWKESWSKNSSEDRPWFQKVRTETESPTPFHRPIKTLSERLLEKGRRFQFPKFRPNIWFVLIPLPLALVFLIFFWMGVIQREAEVPGLLSIFYIHQPTVIYDRDGRKVSEIFGKKTSNLEWEAYPENLKRMVLLVEDRSFFSHGGIHYSSVLRAFFVNIISFRFKQGASTITQQLARILLNDREKSLGRKLKEAQLAYALESALDKEKILLHYMNNVYLGHGAFGFASASEFYFGKKPKDLNVAEMIVLASLASAPNRFSPLKNPDLSSGRVEAILRSLENDGALKEDLRPTIQEIYQAFNTRSPGETVYGNRKDDSPYVTEHVRKFLQAMYPDTNIYESGGFSVYTTISQPVQAELQKVVKTHVENLLKSGQVRRNRLTENGKNADVTPFRNLVAELSPALELFIDTDRFVTGGDSGLQAAVVAVDPQTGDVLLMHGGTEFKSDNQFPRATGMYRQTGSTIKPILYSEAIDSGIANPATHILDAPLIYKNSVSNWMPENIGNQYDGDISLRIALAKSKNTAAVQIAEKLGLGEISSAFERFFFPEEKVLKSRFRRDLSLALGSLELSPLEMASAYSAFANDGNIVRPHLIEKVVDRAGNVVYQRKDQDEFNLKWPQTRKAITPPTAEIMVDLLHGSANHAGVRNTGYRGEVAGKTGTTNEHRDAWFVGVRPGISMAVWLGYDSPGFGMGTSALGGTIAAPLWGTIAKLFDSAESGDKEERKKYQYSQRAVSMEICPESGKLPGPDCPKKTSELFHPSHLPAETCPLTHKSDAKQELLKNVF; this is translated from the coding sequence ATGTTGGAAACCAGGGTTCGCACTCTTACAGAAACCAAGTTTGAATGCCTTTCTTGCGGAACCGTTTCCAGGCTGCCGGAAGGAGTTCCTACGGGGACTATTTTTAAACTCACCTGTTATCGTTGTGGCCAAAAGGCATTGGTCAAATACGTCTCTTCTCCACTTGAAGTTATACAAGAAAAAGAATCTCCCAAAGAGGAGATACCATTGCCACCTGTTGGACCTCCAACATTTCAGGAAAGAGAACGACCTATTGTTCGTCCTATCCAAAAGGAAATTCCTAAAAAATCTCCACTTGCGGGTTTCATAGAAGGTTTACAAACCAAATGGGAAAACTGGAAAGAATCCTGGTCTAAAAATTCTTCGGAAGATCGACCTTGGTTCCAAAAAGTCAGAACTGAAACAGAATCACCAACACCCTTCCATCGTCCGATCAAAACCTTATCCGAAAGATTATTAGAGAAGGGAAGAAGGTTTCAATTTCCTAAATTCCGTCCGAATATATGGTTCGTTCTTATTCCATTACCTTTGGCATTAGTGTTCCTGATCTTTTTCTGGATGGGGGTTATCCAAAGAGAAGCGGAAGTCCCAGGTCTATTAAGTATTTTTTATATTCATCAGCCCACTGTCATTTATGATAGAGACGGTAGAAAGGTTTCCGAAATTTTCGGTAAAAAAACCAGTAATTTAGAATGGGAAGCTTATCCTGAAAATTTGAAAAGAATGGTGCTACTTGTAGAAGACCGCAGCTTCTTCTCACATGGTGGGATTCATTATTCTTCCGTACTTCGTGCATTTTTCGTAAACATAATAAGTTTTCGTTTTAAACAAGGCGCTTCTACCATCACACAACAGTTGGCTCGTATCCTTCTGAACGATCGTGAAAAAAGTTTGGGAAGAAAGTTGAAAGAAGCCCAGCTTGCTTATGCTCTGGAATCCGCCCTGGATAAAGAAAAGATCCTATTACATTATATGAATAATGTTTATTTGGGTCATGGTGCATTCGGGTTTGCAAGTGCATCAGAGTTCTATTTCGGAAAAAAACCGAAAGATTTAAATGTAGCGGAGATGATCGTTCTGGCTTCATTGGCATCTGCCCCTAATCGTTTTTCTCCATTAAAAAATCCTGATCTATCTTCCGGAAGAGTAGAGGCGATCTTACGATCTTTGGAGAACGACGGGGCCTTAAAAGAAGATCTAAGGCCCACTATCCAAGAGATCTATCAGGCATTTAATACTCGTTCTCCCGGAGAGACAGTGTATGGAAATCGTAAGGATGATTCTCCTTATGTAACGGAACATGTAAGAAAATTCCTGCAGGCGATGTATCCGGATACGAATATATACGAAAGTGGAGGATTTTCAGTTTATACCACAATTTCTCAACCGGTCCAAGCGGAATTGCAGAAGGTGGTCAAAACACATGTGGAAAATCTTTTAAAGAGCGGACAAGTTAGACGAAACCGACTCACGGAGAACGGTAAAAATGCGGATGTAACTCCTTTTCGGAATTTAGTCGCTGAACTTTCTCCTGCATTAGAATTATTCATAGATACGGATAGATTTGTAACCGGGGGCGACAGTGGATTACAAGCAGCAGTCGTAGCAGTAGATCCACAAACAGGAGATGTTCTTCTTATGCATGGAGGAACGGAATTCAAATCGGACAACCAGTTCCCGAGAGCCACTGGAATGTATAGACAGACTGGATCCACAATCAAACCGATTCTCTATTCGGAAGCGATCGATTCGGGGATCGCAAATCCGGCGACTCATATCTTAGATGCACCTTTGATCTATAAAAATTCGGTTTCGAATTGGATGCCTGAAAATATCGGAAATCAATATGACGGAGATATTTCTCTTAGAATAGCACTCGCAAAATCCAAAAACACCGCCGCGGTCCAGATTGCCGAAAAACTAGGATTAGGCGAGATTTCAAGTGCATTCGAAAGATTTTTCTTTCCCGAAGAAAAGGTATTAAAGAGCAGATTTAGACGAGATCTTTCTTTGGCGTTAGGTTCCTTGGAACTTTCTCCTTTAGAAATGGCTTCCGCGTATTCTGCATTTGCAAACGACGGAAATATAGTGCGACCTCATTTGATCGAAAAAGTGGTAGATAGAGCGGGTAACGTGGTCTATCAAAGAAAGGATCAGGACGAATTCAATTTGAAATGGCCTCAGACTCGAAAAGCGATCACTCCTCCTACTGCTGAGATCATGGTGGATTTATTGCATGGAAGTGCGAATCACGCAGGAGTCCGTAACACAGGCTATAGGGGAGAAGTCGCCGGAAAAACAGGGACCACAAACGAACACAGAGACGCTTGGTTCGTAGGAGTTAGACCTGGAATTTCAATGGCAGTTTGGTTAGGTTACGATTCTCCCGGTTTCGGTATGGGAACTTCTGCGTTAGGCGGAACAATTGCTGCTCCTTTATGGGGAACAATCGCTAAACTATTTGATTCAGCGGAATCGGGCGATAAGGAAGAAAGAAAAAAATACCAATACTCTCAAAGAGCAGTTAGTATGGAAATCTGTCCCGAATCCGGTAAACTTCCCGGACCCGACTGTCCTAAAAAGACCAGCGAACTATTTCATCCATCTCATCTTCCTGCGGAGACCTGTCCTCTGACCCATAAGTCGGATGCAAAACAGGAGCTTTTGAAGAATGTTTTCTAA
- a CDS encoding ChaN family lipoprotein, translating to MSVRIFCFLLLFPSFLFSQTFNPEIYDSKSKSKVDLSSILEKAKDVDVIIFGEEHNDKVGHAWKLEAFKKISSVYSTLLSLEMLEKDQQRSVDEYCKGEITERGFLNSGKFWPNYQTDYHPMVSFAKEKNLPVLAANAPRKYVNLVSHQGLESLYRIRSPFLPPRYTYNLFRQKEYEDLLSAMIAEHAPTGFSPDKQKFIDAQYVWDASMADSIAEAYFLLKRKIVHVNGRFHSDRSLGLTYRLKQMGLNVLTVSIFPSEEGKSFQEEDWKLADFLVITERKPVP from the coding sequence ATGTCGGTTCGTATTTTCTGTTTCCTTCTTCTTTTCCCTTCTTTCTTATTCTCCCAAACTTTTAATCCTGAAATTTACGATTCAAAAAGTAAATCCAAGGTGGACCTTTCTTCTATCCTTGAAAAGGCGAAGGATGTCGACGTGATCATATTTGGAGAAGAGCATAACGATAAGGTCGGGCATGCTTGGAAGTTGGAGGCATTCAAAAAGATAAGTTCCGTATATTCTACTCTTCTTTCTTTGGAGATGTTAGAAAAGGATCAGCAAAGATCGGTGGATGAGTATTGTAAGGGAGAAATCACCGAAAGAGGTTTTTTGAATTCGGGAAAATTCTGGCCGAATTACCAAACGGATTATCATCCAATGGTTTCTTTTGCGAAAGAAAAAAATCTTCCAGTGCTTGCAGCTAATGCTCCTAGAAAGTATGTGAATCTTGTATCTCATCAAGGTTTGGAGTCTTTGTATAGAATTAGATCTCCTTTTCTACCACCTCGATACACTTATAATTTATTCAGGCAAAAAGAATACGAAGATCTTCTCTCTGCAATGATTGCAGAACATGCGCCTACAGGTTTTTCTCCGGATAAACAAAAGTTTATAGATGCTCAATATGTTTGGGACGCTTCTATGGCTGACTCGATCGCAGAGGCTTACTTTTTGTTAAAAAGAAAAATTGTACATGTGAACGGAAGATTTCATTCTGATAGAAGTTTAGGACTGACGTATCGGCTGAAACAGATGGGCTTGAATGTTTTGACTGTCAGTATTTTTCCTTCTGAAGAAGGCAAAAGTTTTCAGGAAGAAGATTGGAAATTGGCGGATTTCCTCGTAATCACCGAAAGAAAACCCGTCCCATAA
- a CDS encoding dienelactone hydrolase family protein — protein MNTETVIINTAHGEMQTFVAYPDSSPSPCILVLQEAFGVNDHIKDVTIRFAKEGYLAVAPELYYRTAPPGFSGSYEDFMGLKPHFSQLTPENLQSDLNAALDWIKSNPKSIPDRIASIGYCLGGWVSFLANSLYTFKAAVSYYGSRIVQTSEEYSPKQNAPLLLVWAGKDRSVKQTHIAAISELLKSSGKNFVELVFSEAEHGFFCDARAAYHKPSAAQAWAITLAFLKEHV, from the coding sequence ATGAATACGGAAACAGTAATTATCAACACAGCTCATGGAGAGATGCAAACATTCGTGGCTTATCCGGATTCTTCTCCTTCTCCTTGTATTTTAGTATTACAAGAGGCATTCGGAGTGAACGATCATATCAAAGACGTAACAATCCGATTTGCTAAAGAAGGCTATCTCGCTGTCGCTCCCGAACTTTATTATAGAACTGCTCCTCCAGGATTTTCCGGAAGTTACGAAGACTTTATGGGATTAAAACCTCATTTCAGCCAATTAACTCCTGAAAATTTGCAATCGGATCTGAATGCTGCTCTAGATTGGATCAAATCGAATCCAAAAAGTATCCCGGATAGAATTGCAAGCATCGGTTATTGTTTAGGTGGATGGGTTTCCTTTTTAGCGAATTCACTTTATACTTTCAAAGCCGCAGTTTCGTATTACGGATCTAGGATCGTCCAGACTTCGGAAGAATATTCCCCAAAACAAAATGCACCCTTACTGTTGGTTTGGGCCGGAAAAGACAGAAGTGTGAAACAGACACATATCGCTGCGATCTCCGAATTGTTAAAGAGTTCAGGAAAAAATTTTGTAGAGTTGGTTTTTTCTGAGGCGGAGCACGGGTTCTTCTGCGATGCAAGAGCGGCGTATCATAAACCTTCTGCCGCTCAAGCTTGGGCAATCACATTAGCTTTTTTGAAAGAACATGTTTAG
- a CDS encoding glutathione peroxidase: MAFKSVLILLSLLIVSSSLFAAPKAVYDFTVKDIKGKDVALSKYKGKTLLIVNVASKCGYTYQYENLEKVYKKYKGKGFEIVGFPANNFLSQEPGSDAEIEQFCRVKKGATFDMMSKISVKGEDQHPLYTYLTSSSPDPGDVKWNFEKFLISPAGKIVARFRSGTEPDSKEVTDEIEKVLK; the protein is encoded by the coding sequence ATGGCTTTCAAATCCGTTTTGATCTTACTTTCCTTATTGATTGTTTCCTCTTCTCTATTCGCCGCTCCTAAGGCTGTGTATGATTTTACTGTAAAGGATATCAAAGGAAAGGATGTGGCACTTTCCAAATACAAAGGTAAAACCTTACTCATCGTAAACGTAGCCTCTAAATGTGGGTATACCTACCAATATGAAAATTTGGAGAAGGTATACAAAAAATATAAGGGGAAGGGCTTTGAGATCGTAGGTTTTCCTGCGAATAATTTTCTCTCACAAGAACCTGGTAGCGATGCAGAGATAGAACAATTTTGCAGAGTGAAAAAGGGCGCAACCTTCGATATGATGTCTAAAATTTCAGTGAAGGGAGAAGACCAACATCCTCTCTATACTTATCTCACTTCCAGCTCTCCTGACCCTGGAGATGTAAAATGGAATTTTGAAAAATTCCTGATTTCTCCTGCAGGCAAGATTGTGGCGAGATTTCGTTCGGGCACAGAACCGGATAGCAAAGAAGTCACGGATGAAATTGAGAAGGTTCTGAAATAG
- a CDS encoding neutral/alkaline non-lysosomal ceramidase N-terminal domain-containing protein — protein MKNKHTKFLTLALALILVLSGCDQKSNDDKLLELAVSSNGVTESGSNPILNSLALPTSTAADVFLVGAAKADITGPFVQSSTGYNSPGDQMSGLAMRLYSRAFVIERPGGARVVIVTNDMIHMYQSVKMGVVKKLQADGYGSAFNNDNILLFATHTHSAPSNISWYTLFNLFNGVIGFDKVHYNIVVNGITDAIKTAYNNRKEARIKFVAGNLSNLANNRSSAAYSWNLDKANYPTNINETMSLLRFEGTDGSPIGLLNWFAVHGTSLGITNRRAHGDNKGYASYLVENTFGGNFVAAFPQGPMGDVSPNTPDPTDITKPFLRPNDIDPSLDALENPIVHGTKQGGKALELYNAATTVLTGNVGYRHSHVVWNNKVAVDPSYIGTFSMPWDTGTGNTTCVATIGGGFLAGDEEGAPVEFAKEGEIRNDFVFENGAWVKKNYSLTNLSGAAQILGYLWPLAQLALGSTKYEACDKEKFTLLPVGEVDNFWFPNPQVPFVPVVLPLQVITIGNTAIVASPFEVTTNAGRRLKAKLTTTFASAGISNVVVGAMANAYAQYLTTREEYSAQNFEGGFTAYGPWANAALIQEFDRIAKDIVANRSTTAGPNPPDLSNQQFVQTWLSQNGIVNDGGDFGKVLTDANSSYNRTKDSVTVKFQGSHPRVVQDKKLDGSLSSYYDPNTYTYLEIQKKNGSSWTTVANDNNPYTAYDWARTGGDLSATSEVTITWLIRSQQAGTYRVVYNGLAKQFWGIFWTYKKFTGTSKEFVLQ, from the coding sequence ATGAAAAACAAACATACGAAATTTTTAACCTTGGCATTGGCTCTGATCCTCGTCCTAAGCGGTTGTGATCAGAAGTCAAACGACGATAAATTACTAGAACTAGCCGTTTCTTCTAATGGAGTTACGGAATCCGGTTCTAATCCAATTCTGAATAGTCTCGCTTTACCTACATCTACTGCTGCAGATGTGTTTTTGGTGGGCGCTGCAAAGGCTGATATTACTGGACCTTTTGTGCAATCTAGCACCGGATATAATAGTCCTGGTGACCAGATGTCAGGCTTGGCGATGAGACTTTATTCCAGAGCATTCGTAATAGAACGTCCTGGTGGTGCACGAGTGGTTATCGTTACAAACGATATGATCCATATGTACCAAAGTGTGAAGATGGGGGTTGTTAAAAAGTTACAGGCTGACGGCTATGGATCCGCGTTTAATAATGATAATATTCTTTTATTCGCGACTCATACACATTCTGCTCCTTCCAATATTTCTTGGTATACTTTATTCAATCTATTCAATGGAGTGATTGGTTTTGATAAGGTTCATTATAATATCGTAGTGAACGGAATCACGGACGCCATCAAGACTGCTTATAATAACAGAAAAGAAGCAAGGATCAAATTTGTTGCGGGAAATCTCTCCAATCTTGCGAATAATAGATCTTCGGCTGCTTATTCTTGGAACTTGGATAAAGCAAATTATCCTACAAATATAAACGAGACAATGAGTTTGCTTCGTTTTGAAGGTACGGATGGTTCTCCGATCGGGTTGCTAAACTGGTTCGCCGTTCATGGAACTTCTTTAGGAATTACAAATCGTAGGGCACATGGAGATAATAAGGGTTACGCTTCTTATCTGGTAGAAAACACATTTGGCGGAAATTTTGTGGCCGCATTCCCTCAGGGACCTATGGGAGACGTGAGTCCGAATACTCCCGATCCTACCGATATTACAAAACCTTTCTTGAGACCGAACGATATAGATCCAAGTCTGGATGCTTTAGAAAACCCTATCGTTCATGGAACCAAACAAGGAGGTAAAGCATTAGAATTATATAATGCGGCTACCACCGTACTTACTGGAAATGTCGGATATAGGCATTCTCACGTAGTTTGGAATAATAAAGTTGCTGTAGATCCTTCCTATATCGGAACCTTCTCCATGCCTTGGGATACGGGCACTGGAAATACGACCTGCGTGGCAACAATTGGTGGTGGATTCCTGGCAGGGGATGAAGAAGGTGCACCTGTAGAATTTGCAAAAGAAGGTGAGATCCGAAACGATTTCGTTTTCGAGAACGGGGCCTGGGTTAAGAAGAATTATTCTTTAACCAACTTAAGCGGCGCCGCTCAAATTTTAGGATATCTTTGGCCACTTGCTCAATTGGCATTGGGTTCCACAAAGTATGAGGCTTGCGATAAGGAAAAATTCACACTTCTTCCGGTAGGAGAAGTTGATAATTTCTGGTTCCCGAATCCACAAGTACCTTTTGTTCCGGTAGTTCTTCCATTACAAGTGATTACGATAGGCAATACAGCGATTGTGGCTTCTCCTTTTGAAGTAACTACAAATGCAGGAAGAAGGTTGAAAGCAAAGTTAACGACTACTTTTGCTTCGGCAGGAATCTCCAACGTAGTGGTAGGAGCGATGGCAAATGCTTATGCACAATACCTAACTACTCGAGAAGAATATTCCGCTCAGAATTTCGAAGGTGGATTTACCGCTTATGGCCCTTGGGCAAATGCAGCATTGATCCAAGAATTCGATCGGATCGCAAAGGATATAGTAGCAAATCGTTCGACAACTGCAGGACCGAATCCGCCGGATCTTTCCAACCAGCAGTTTGTGCAAACTTGGTTATCCCAAAACGGTATAGTGAATGATGGAGGAGATTTCGGAAAAGTCCTGACGGATGCCAATTCTTCCTATAACAGAACTAAGGATAGCGTGACGGTCAAATTCCAGGGTTCACATCCAAGAGTGGTTCAGGACAAAAAATTGGATGGATCTCTTTCTTCTTATTATGATCCGAATACTTACACATATTTGGAAATCCAAAAGAAGAATGGAAGTTCTTGGACGACTGTAGCTAACGATAATAACCCGTATACCGCTTATGATTGGGCAAGAACAGGCGGAGATCTTTCTGCTACATCCGAGGTTACGATCACTTGGTTGATACGTAGTCAGCAAGCCGGAACTTACAGGGTCGTATACAACGGTTTGGCGAAACAATTCTGGGGAATTTTCTGGACTTACAAAAAATTCACCGGAACTTCCAAAGAGTTCGTTTTGCAATAA
- a CDS encoding YiiD C-terminal domain-containing protein, translated as MTEKFDVLSIPFNVHIQLSRPKQGEDALLVMEDKPIYKNHVGSGHAAALFALAEGSGGEYLLSRVASLPFEIIPVVRKSEVKYKKPAQGRVVSKGVIDEQEWATFMAQLEKKGRAGLTVGVELFDETQANVASFSFDWFIAKK; from the coding sequence ATGACAGAGAAATTCGACGTTTTATCCATACCGTTCAATGTGCATATCCAACTTTCCAGGCCTAAACAGGGAGAGGATGCTCTCTTAGTCATGGAAGATAAACCGATCTATAAAAACCATGTGGGCTCCGGACACGCTGCTGCGTTATTTGCTCTCGCAGAAGGAAGTGGTGGAGAATATTTACTTTCCAGAGTGGCTTCTCTTCCTTTTGAAATTATTCCGGTAGTGCGCAAATCCGAAGTAAAATACAAAAAACCTGCTCAGGGAAGAGTGGTCTCCAAGGGAGTTATTGATGAGCAGGAATGGGCGACGTTTATGGCCCAACTAGAAAAAAAGGGAAGAGCGGGACTTACTGTTGGAGTGGAACTTTTTGATGAAACTCAAGCTAATGTAGCTAGTTTCAGTTTCGATTGGTTTATTGCTAAGAAATAA